One genomic window of Daphnia pulex isolate KAP4 chromosome 12, ASM2113471v1 includes the following:
- the LOC124208810 gene encoding calcium permeable stress-gated cation channel 1-like isoform X1 — MTEIVGTKILSDSYSSVDTSECSNQDAHDINFKIDLGWFNSLLVWEGGIAFNIVYWFVILAIFLTLFHLLRRKFNWQFLHERFVGSGETTADAKPLNWADWLTLAVDENAIGKDGATYLWFHYRLIQVYTWMMVFGVALIVIHSFGSKLGLENLLSYTSLNNVGLSGVHSLLSFAILATLAWVMTRHGNDRRIRTLVSPNVPNTARVCNRQWLKITGLGRDVTIDSLYEYLKKKFNAQGITREGIVFANDLTKLWPVLDQLNTVRDIKRQLLISPSGPELIQRRFWDKNNNEEDATAYYNRKENILLAEKDAMIKNLEFIGTAFIRFDDPAQAKATKMAIINHQPKWFRYSIMPQKEDEFRLRHWTVRYAPPGSHINWQQLEGQHSIWKKLSVLLMLLIAYSTYITVMATPGFIVRSLYLVGEGSNPVSLTWKIFILPSIVTFITTELTDLVTNLDLYRHHFCLASIEIGRLRSIFYLSSILYLVRMMAVQPLPLLFSGQLFDSQHFRLECLFFPEHGSFIACSIIVNTASRILMDQTRFQFLFNYLKKVFTFRSQGEHIAWRKSYRLEFDFASRYAELTSNFVLTCLIIINFPVIGIVSWISSILTFLSDRSALMNIYAVSSTNPNIHQEPVNIVLSLSILSPLALLIYRIVQLGSNLPNNLLDDRFIAPLCVTIVCALHLIYAFLRYFPKRTWLRRWVGYVEDDEEDMIDLMSNAKHEYDPIKALNFEIHQSV, encoded by the coding sequence atgacCGAAATCGTAGGTACGAAAATACTAAGTGATTCGTACTCTAGTGTTGACACTTCAGAATGCAGTAACCAGGACGCTCACgatatcaatttcaaaatcgacTTGGGTTGGTTTAATTCGTTGCTCGTCTGGGAGGGTGGCATCGCCTTCAATATCGTTTACTGGTTTGTCATTCTCGCCATTTTTCTCACTCTGTTTCACCTTCTTCGTCGAAAATTTAACTGGCAATTTCTCCACGAAAGGTTTGTTGGATCAGGAGAGACCACAGCTGACGCAAAACCATTGAACTGGGCTGATTGGTTGACTCTAGCCGTTGACGAAAATGCAATTGGAAAAGACGGCGCAACATATCTCTGGTTCCACTATCGTCTTATTCAAGTCTATACTTGGATGATGGTCTTCGGCGTGGCTTTGATAGTTATTCATAGTTTTGGAAGCAAACTAGGACTTGAAAACCTGTTAAGTTATACATCACTTAACAATGTCGGGCTAAGCGGGGTCCATTCCTTACTCTCCTTTGCTATACTGGCAACATTGGCTTGGGTGATGACAAGACACGGAAACGATCGGCGTATCAGAACATTGGTCAGTCCGAATGTACCAAACACGGCCAGAGTTTGTAATCGACAATGGTTGAAGATCACTGGACTTGGACGGGATGTAACGATTGACTCGCTCTACGAATacctgaagaagaagtttaATGCCCAGGGGATAACCCGTGAAGGAATCGTTTTTGCCAATGATCTTACAAAACTGTGGCCCGTTTTAGATCAACTGAATACTGTGCGAGACATCAAGCGGCAGTTACTAATCTCCCCCTCCGGACCGGAATTGATTCAACGGCGATTTTgggataaaaacaacaacgaagaaGACGCTACGGCATATTATaacaggaaagaaaatattctcTTAGCAGAAAAAGACGCTATGATCaaaaacttggaatttatCGGCACAGCTTTCATCCGATTTGACGATCCTGCCCAAGCCAAAGCGACGAAAATGGCTATCATTAATCATCAACCGAAATGGTTTCGTTACTCTATTATGCcgcaaaaagaagatgaatttcGACTACGTCATTGGACCGTGCGATATGCTCCACCTGGTTCGCACATTAATTGGCAGCAATTGGAAGGACAACACtctatttggaaaaaattatctGTCTTGCTGATGTTACTGATTGCCTATTCAACTTATATTACTGTGATGGCCACACCTGGCTTTATTGTCCGCTCTCTCTACTTGGTAGGGGAAGGATCAAACCCTGTTTCATTAACttggaaaattttcattctaCCAAGCATTGTAACTTTCATCACAACCGAACTGACAGACTTGGTGACTAATCTAGACCTCTACCGACACCACTTTTGCCTGGCAAGTATTGAAATAGGAAGATTGCGGTCAATTTTCTACCTGTCGAGTATACTCTATTTGGTTCGAATGATGGCGGTACAGCCACTACCTTTACTGTTTTCTGGCCAGTTATTCGACAGCCAACATTTTCGCTTAGAGTGCCTCTTCTTTCCAGAACACGGCAGTTTCATTGCTTGCAGTATTATTGTTAACACAGCCAGTAGGATATTGATGGATCAGACGCgcttccagttcctctttaaTTACCTCAAGAAAGTGTTCACCTTCCGTTCACAAGGGGAGCACATTGCCTGGAGAAAATCTTACAGACTTGAGTTTGATTTTGCTTCCCGCTATGCCGAGCTAACTAGCAATTTCGTCCTGACCTGCCTTATAATAATCAATTTCCCAGTTATAGGTATTGTGTCTTGGATTAGTTCGATTCTAACTTTTTTGAGCGACAGAAGCGCCTTGATGAATATCTATGCAGTTAGCAGTACCAATCCCAATATACACCAAGAGCCAGTAAACATTGTCCTAAGTTTGTCCATTCTCTCTCCCCTGGCTTTGCTGATCTACAGGATTGTTCAGCTTGGATCCAACTTGCCTAATAACTTGCTAGACGATCGATTCATTGCTCCTCTTTGTGTTACCATTGTATGCGCACTTCACTTAATTTACGCATTCCTACGATATTTCCCCAAACGGACATGGCTACGCCGATGGGTCGGCTATGTTGAAGACGACGAGGAGGATATGATAGATTTAATGAGTAATGCTAAGCACGAATACGACCCCATCAAAGCGcttaattttgaaatccaTCAATCTGTCTAA
- the LOC124208810 gene encoding calcium permeable stress-gated cation channel 1-like isoform X2, translating to MTEIVGTKILSDSYSSVDTSECSNQDAHDINFKIDLGWFNSLLVWEGGIAFNIVYWFVGSGETTADAKPLNWADWLTLAVDENAIGKDGATYLWFHYRLIQVYTWMMVFGVALIVIHSFGSKLGLENLLSYTSLNNVGLSGVHSLLSFAILATLAWVMTRHGNDRRIRTLVSPNVPNTARVCNRQWLKITGLGRDVTIDSLYEYLKKKFNAQGITREGIVFANDLTKLWPVLDQLNTVRDIKRQLLISPSGPELIQRRFWDKNNNEEDATAYYNRKENILLAEKDAMIKNLEFIGTAFIRFDDPAQAKATKMAIINHQPKWFRYSIMPQKEDEFRLRHWTVRYAPPGSHINWQQLEGQHSIWKKLSVLLMLLIAYSTYITVMATPGFIVRSLYLVGEGSNPVSLTWKIFILPSIVTFITTELTDLVTNLDLYRHHFCLASIEIGRLRSIFYLSSILYLVRMMAVQPLPLLFSGQLFDSQHFRLECLFFPEHGSFIACSIIVNTASRILMDQTRFQFLFNYLKKVFTFRSQGEHIAWRKSYRLEFDFASRYAELTSNFVLTCLIIINFPVIGIVSWISSILTFLSDRSALMNIYAVSSTNPNIHQEPVNIVLSLSILSPLALLIYRIVQLGSNLPNNLLDDRFIAPLCVTIVCALHLIYAFLRYFPKRTWLRRWVGYVEDDEEDMIDLMSNAKHEYDPIKALNFEIHQSV from the exons atgacCGAAATCGTAGGTACGAAAATACTAAGTGATTCGTACTCTAGTGTTGACACTTCAGAATGCAGTAACCAGGACGCTCACgatatcaatttcaaaatcgacTTGGGTTGGTTTAATTCGTTGCTCGTCTGGGAGGGTGGCATCGCCTTCAATATCGTTTACTG GTTTGTTGGATCAGGAGAGACCACAGCTGACGCAAAACCATTGAACTGGGCTGATTGGTTGACTCTAGCCGTTGACGAAAATGCAATTGGAAAAGACGGCGCAACATATCTCTGGTTCCACTATCGTCTTATTCAAGTCTATACTTGGATGATGGTCTTCGGCGTGGCTTTGATAGTTATTCATAGTTTTGGAAGCAAACTAGGACTTGAAAACCTGTTAAGTTATACATCACTTAACAATGTCGGGCTAAGCGGGGTCCATTCCTTACTCTCCTTTGCTATACTGGCAACATTGGCTTGGGTGATGACAAGACACGGAAACGATCGGCGTATCAGAACATTGGTCAGTCCGAATGTACCAAACACGGCCAGAGTTTGTAATCGACAATGGTTGAAGATCACTGGACTTGGACGGGATGTAACGATTGACTCGCTCTACGAATacctgaagaagaagtttaATGCCCAGGGGATAACCCGTGAAGGAATCGTTTTTGCCAATGATCTTACAAAACTGTGGCCCGTTTTAGATCAACTGAATACTGTGCGAGACATCAAGCGGCAGTTACTAATCTCCCCCTCCGGACCGGAATTGATTCAACGGCGATTTTgggataaaaacaacaacgaagaaGACGCTACGGCATATTATaacaggaaagaaaatattctcTTAGCAGAAAAAGACGCTATGATCaaaaacttggaatttatCGGCACAGCTTTCATCCGATTTGACGATCCTGCCCAAGCCAAAGCGACGAAAATGGCTATCATTAATCATCAACCGAAATGGTTTCGTTACTCTATTATGCcgcaaaaagaagatgaatttcGACTACGTCATTGGACCGTGCGATATGCTCCACCTGGTTCGCACATTAATTGGCAGCAATTGGAAGGACAACACtctatttggaaaaaattatctGTCTTGCTGATGTTACTGATTGCCTATTCAACTTATATTACTGTGATGGCCACACCTGGCTTTATTGTCCGCTCTCTCTACTTGGTAGGGGAAGGATCAAACCCTGTTTCATTAACttggaaaattttcattctaCCAAGCATTGTAACTTTCATCACAACCGAACTGACAGACTTGGTGACTAATCTAGACCTCTACCGACACCACTTTTGCCTGGCAAGTATTGAAATAGGAAGATTGCGGTCAATTTTCTACCTGTCGAGTATACTCTATTTGGTTCGAATGATGGCGGTACAGCCACTACCTTTACTGTTTTCTGGCCAGTTATTCGACAGCCAACATTTTCGCTTAGAGTGCCTCTTCTTTCCAGAACACGGCAGTTTCATTGCTTGCAGTATTATTGTTAACACAGCCAGTAGGATATTGATGGATCAGACGCgcttccagttcctctttaaTTACCTCAAGAAAGTGTTCACCTTCCGTTCACAAGGGGAGCACATTGCCTGGAGAAAATCTTACAGACTTGAGTTTGATTTTGCTTCCCGCTATGCCGAGCTAACTAGCAATTTCGTCCTGACCTGCCTTATAATAATCAATTTCCCAGTTATAGGTATTGTGTCTTGGATTAGTTCGATTCTAACTTTTTTGAGCGACAGAAGCGCCTTGATGAATATCTATGCAGTTAGCAGTACCAATCCCAATATACACCAAGAGCCAGTAAACATTGTCCTAAGTTTGTCCATTCTCTCTCCCCTGGCTTTGCTGATCTACAGGATTGTTCAGCTTGGATCCAACTTGCCTAATAACTTGCTAGACGATCGATTCATTGCTCCTCTTTGTGTTACCATTGTATGCGCACTTCACTTAATTTACGCATTCCTACGATATTTCCCCAAACGGACATGGCTACGCCGATGGGTCGGCTATGTTGAAGACGACGAGGAGGATATGATAGATTTAATGAGTAATGCTAAGCACGAATACGACCCCATCAAAGCGcttaattttgaaatccaTCAATCTGTCTAA
- the LOC124208811 gene encoding 26S proteasome regulatory subunit 4 produces MGQNQSGAGGGGAGGDKKEDKDRKKKYEPPIPTRVGKKRKKVKGPEAATKLPQVTPHTRCRLKLLKMERIKDYLLMEEEFIRNQERLKPQEERNEEERSKVDDLRGTPMSVGTLEEIIDDTHAIVSTSVGSEHYVSILSFVDKDQLEPGCSVLLNHKVHAIVGVLSDDTDPMVTVMKLEKAPQETYADIGGLDTQIQEIKESVELPLTHPEYYEEMGIKPPKGVILYGAPGTGKTLLAKAVANQTSATFLRVVGSELIQKYLGDGPKLVRELFRVAEEHSPSIVFIDEIDAIGTKRYDSNSGGEREIQRTMLELLNQLDGFDSRGDVKVVMATNRIETLDPALIRPGRIDRKIEFPLPDEKTKRRIFQIHTGRMTLAEDVNLEDLIMSKDDLSGADIKAICTEAGLMALRERRMKVTNEDFKKSKENVLYRKKEGTPEGLYL; encoded by the exons ATG GGTCAAAACCAATCTGGAGCAGGAGGGGGAGGAGCTGGAGGTGacaagaaagaagacaaagataggaagaagaagtatgAGCCTCCAATCCCCACTCGtgtaggaaagaaaaggaagaaggtcAAGGGACCAGAAGCCGCAACCAAGCTTCCTCAAGTAACTCCACACACAAGATGTCGTCTAAAGTTGCTCAAGATGGAGAGGATTAAGGATTATTTGTTGATGGAGGAAGAGTTTATCCGTAATCAGGAAAGGCTCAAACCCCAAGAGGAACgtaatgaagaagaaag GTCTAAAGTTGATGATCTGAGAGGCACACCTATGTCAGTGGGTACTCTAGAAGAGATCATCGACGATACCCATGCTATCGTTTCTACTTCCGTTGGTAGCGAACACTACGTTAGCATTCTCTCTTTTGTGGACAAAGACCAG TTGGAGCCTGGATGTTCAGTGTTGCTGAATCACAAGGTCCATGCTATTGTCGGCGTTCTCAGTGACGATACTGACCCAATGGTTACCGTCATGAAGCTTGAGAAAGCCCCACAAGAAACCTACGCTGACATTGGTGGTCTCGACACCCAGATCCAGGAAATCAAGGAGTCTGTTGAACTACCACTCACTCACCCCGAATACTACGAAGAAATGGGTATCAAGCCTCCCAAGGGTGTCATTCTTTACGGAGCTCCGGGTACAGGCAAGACGCTATTGGCTAAAGCCGTTGCCAACCAAACCTCAGCCACCTTCTTACGTGTCGTCGGATCGGAATTAATTCAGAAATACCTT GGTGATGGTCCCAAATTGGTGCGAGAACTTTTTCGAGTTGCCGAAGAACACTCTCCATCGATCGTCTTCATCGACGAAATCGACGCCATTGGTACCAAGCGTTACGATTCAAATTCCGGAGGTGAGCGTGAAATTCAACGTACCATGTTGGAGCTTTTGAACCAGTTGGACGGATTCGATTCTAGGGGTGACGTCAAG GTTGTCATGGCTACCAATCGTATTGAGACTTTGGATCCTGCTCTTATTCGTCCCGGTCGTATCgacagaaaaattgaatttcctcTACCCGATGAGAAGACCAAGAGACGTATCTTCCAGATTCACACTGGTCGCATGACGTTAGCAGAAGATGTCAACTTGGAAGATTTGATCATGTCTAAAGACGACCTTTCCGGAGCTGATATCAAAGCCATTTGCACCGAAGCTGGGTTGATGGCATTGAGGGAGCGGAGAATGAAGGTAACCAATGAGGATTTTAAGAAATCCAAAGAGAACGTTCTTTACCGCAAGAAAGAAGGAACACCAGAAGGGCTTTACCTCTAA
- the LOC124208974 gene encoding uncharacterized protein LOC124208974, whose protein sequence is MKHLIECAKNNTTINFNEKIIPTEEKEATNLVNEPFMPIAIPNSTACETHEQLALNIEDDITKMAKELNSNQHNIDEQKLMETEVQQITEVVNELVVVPDVNKKKSERLKKLKQLKLVNIKRRQGKPRTTKKLDKYKYSPKPFLKKKNHTRKIECFFHG, encoded by the exons ATGAAACACTTGATCGAGTGTGCGAAAAATAACACCACAATCAActtca ACGAAAAGATCATACCaacagaagagaaagaggCAACCAACCTTGTGAATGAGCCATTTATGCCAATAGCCATACCAAATTCCACTGCATGCGAAACACACGAACAACTAGCTTTAAACATAGAAG ACGATATCACGAAAATGGCGAAAGAACTAAATTCCAATCAGCATAATATAGATGAACAAAAGCTAATGGAAACAGAGGTTCAACAAATCACAGAAGTAGTGAATGAACTCGTAGTCGTACCTgacgtcaacaaaaaaaagagtgaaagaTTGAAGAAACTAAAACAATTGAAACTTGTAAACATAAAAAGACGACAGGGTAAACCAAGAACAACTAAAAAGCTTGATAAATACAAGTACAGTCCCAAAccattcctgaaaaaaaaaaatcacacgaGAAAAATAGAA TGTTTCTTTCATGGATaa